A portion of the Osmia lignaria lignaria isolate PbOS001 chromosome 15, iyOsmLign1, whole genome shotgun sequence genome contains these proteins:
- the LOC117600126 gene encoding phospholipase A1, translating into MLHSALKSSLIVLIACVLVVRGSTKTTAIGPIQEAIQNGDAAQYNKEQCVWRRGNDRDSCPDPDVRVFLYTNDRPRRELDSRESDWLRQDYDPTRENVLLIHGYAGGDDTLPIAVLRDAYLRNGSYNVFLVDWGALCAAPCYPAAVSNLRPVARCLAATLTTLRNLGLQIPRTTCVGHSLGAHICGVMANFLLFRMHRIIGLDPARPLMRPGYVNRLDSGDADFVEVIHTNAGYYGESGRMGHVDFCVNGGKVQPFCENKQNYQLCSHVWVVCYMAQSIDNGGKQPMAEPCSRRCPSGPRIAPRAGEYVPMGQHTPLGTRGSFCFTSKHPPYCPKYGNGRGDERCCVPENKPVTF; encoded by the exons ATGCTGCACTCAGCATTGAAATCGTCATTAATTGTCTTAATCGCGTGTGTCCTGGTGGTTCGCGGCTCGACGAAGACGACAGCGATAGGACCGATCCAGGAAGCGATTCAGAATGGTGATGCTGCACAGTACAATAAGGAACAGTGCGTATGGAGGCGAGGAAATGATAGAGACTCCTGCCCTGATCCCGATGTAAGGGTATTCCTTTACACGAACGATCGACCCAGACGAGAATTAGATTCTAGAGAATCAGACTGGCTACGACAGGATTATGATCCAACCAGGGAGAACGTGCTCCTTATACATGGATATGCAG GCGGTGACGACACTCTCCCAATAGCTGTCCTACGGGACGCATACCTCCGAAACGGAAGTTACAATGTGTTCCTCGTCGACTGGGGTGCTCTGTGTGCAGCACCCTGTTATCCCGCCGCAGTGTCTAACCTCCGTCCTGTGGCTCGTTGCCTGGCGGCCACTTTGACCACCCTGAGGAACCTGGGTCTACAGATCCCACGGACGACCTGCGTGGGCCACTCGCTGGGCGCCCACATATGCGGCGTCATGGCGAACTTTCTATTATTCAGGATGCACCGAATAATTGGTTTAGATCCCGCCAGGCCATTGATGCGACCAGGCTACGTGAATCGTTTGGACAGCGGGGATGCAGACTTTGTCGAGGTGATTCACACGAACGCCGGATATTATGGAGAGAGCGGACGCATGGGTCACGTTGACTTTTGCGTGAACGGAGGCAAGGTGCAGCCTTTCTGCGAAAACAAACAGAATTATCAGCTGTGTAGTCACGTCTGGGTCGTCTGTTACATGGCTCAGAGTATCGACAATGGTGGTAAACAGCCTATGGCAGAGCCTTGTTCTAGAAGATGTCCTTCCGGGCCTAGAATCGCTCCCAGAGCCGGTGAATATGTACCCATGGGACAGCACACACCTTTAGGTACCAGGGGTTCTTTCTGCTTCACCAGCAAACACCCACCCTATTGTCCTAAATATGGAAATGGACGGGGGGATGAAAGATGCTGCGTGCCGGAGAATAAACCTGTTACATTCTAG